A section of the Acidobacteriota bacterium genome encodes:
- the panC gene encoding pantoate--beta-alanine ligase: MHIARTVEELRALRRRHEGDSWGLVPTMGFLHQGHLELVHRARRENQRVAASIFVNPTQFDQSEDLENYPRNLERDLELLENAGTDLAFCPPPEEVYPPGFQTYVTVEEASQPLEGQSRSGHFRGVATVVAKLFCLIRPTRAYFGQKDAQQCVVIQRMAQDLGFDLEVVICPTVREADGLAMSSRNARLSPEQRRSAPVLYRALRAAAEALANGEGSGEVLRRRMTEIIDAEPLARIDYVSVANPASLAECDRIGTEVLLSLAVFYGTIRLIDNLLLEAPFGPIAGAAGVAHRVEKD; the protein is encoded by the coding sequence ATGCACATCGCCCGCACCGTCGAAGAGCTGCGAGCGCTCCGGCGCCGTCACGAGGGAGACTCCTGGGGCCTGGTCCCCACCATGGGATTTCTTCACCAAGGTCACCTGGAGCTCGTCCATCGGGCTCGGCGGGAGAATCAGCGGGTGGCGGCGAGCATCTTCGTCAATCCCACCCAATTCGACCAGAGCGAAGACCTGGAGAACTATCCCCGCAACCTGGAGCGGGACCTGGAGCTACTGGAGAACGCCGGCACCGATCTCGCCTTCTGCCCGCCACCGGAGGAAGTCTACCCACCGGGCTTCCAGACCTACGTCACCGTCGAGGAGGCCTCGCAGCCGCTGGAGGGGCAATCCCGCTCCGGTCACTTCCGCGGCGTAGCCACCGTGGTCGCCAAGCTCTTCTGCCTGATCCGCCCCACCCGCGCCTACTTCGGCCAAAAGGACGCTCAACAATGCGTGGTGATCCAGCGCATGGCGCAGGATCTGGGCTTCGATCTGGAGGTGGTGATTTGTCCGACGGTGCGCGAGGCAGACGGCCTCGCCATGAGCTCCCGCAACGCCCGCCTGAGCCCGGAGCAGCGACGCTCCGCCCCGGTCCTCTACCGCGCCCTGCGGGCCGCCGCCGAAGCCTTGGCCAACGGCGAGGGCAGCGGCGAGGTCTTGCGCCGGCGGATGACCGAGATCATCGACGCGGAGCCCCTCGCCCGCATCGACTATGTTAGCGTCGCCAACCCCGCTTCCTTGGCTGAGTGCGACCGGATCGGAACCGAGGTCCTCCTCTCCTTAGCGGTGTTTTACGGTACGATTCGCCTGATTGACAATCTTCTGCTCGAAGCACCCTTTGGCCCCATCGCCGGGGCCGCCGGCGTCGCTCATCGAGTCGAGAAGGACTGA
- a CDS encoding 2-dehydropantoate 2-reductase: MSDARPSLPRSVAVVGTGALACLFGGHLQPHVPVTLVGTWREQLQRLQRDGVVLEELDGTRHSYPVGVADDPAAVAPADLVLVLVKSPATHRAAAWARILLGPELPTEEPTANGAGGLALSLQNGWGNLELLEGAVGARRAAVGTTEHGARFIAPGVVRHAGAGTTALARRPATAGKLEAAARLLEQAGFEPTLTDDGVSLLWGKLVVNAAINPLTALLDVPNGFLVQDPRARRLLDRAAAEAAAVARAAGARLPFLKPPNASLDTAGERAAEVCRRTAANLSSMLQDHRRGAVTEVDTITGAVVREGRRRGVATPFNALLWSLLGGPPVDDENQRAGSELPEPAMLRDLLAARSHPRGA; encoded by the coding sequence GTGACGCCCGGCCATCCCTGCCGCGGTCGGTAGCGGTGGTCGGCACCGGCGCCCTGGCCTGCCTCTTCGGCGGCCACCTCCAGCCCCACGTCCCGGTGACCCTGGTAGGCACCTGGCGGGAACAGCTGCAGCGCCTGCAGCGCGACGGCGTCGTCCTCGAGGAGCTCGACGGTACCCGCCACAGCTATCCCGTAGGGGTGGCGGACGATCCCGCCGCCGTGGCCCCGGCGGATCTGGTGCTGGTCCTGGTCAAGAGCCCCGCAACCCACCGCGCCGCGGCCTGGGCGCGCATCCTCCTAGGCCCCGAGCTGCCAACAGAGGAACCGACGGCGAACGGTGCCGGAGGATTGGCCCTGTCCCTGCAGAACGGATGGGGCAATCTGGAGCTGCTGGAGGGAGCCGTGGGCGCCCGGCGAGCGGCGGTGGGCACCACCGAGCACGGGGCCCGATTCATCGCCCCGGGGGTGGTTCGCCACGCCGGCGCCGGCACTACCGCCCTCGCCCGCCGTCCCGCCACCGCCGGGAAGCTGGAAGCGGCGGCGCGGCTGTTGGAGCAGGCCGGCTTCGAGCCCACCCTCACCGACGACGGCGTCAGCCTGCTGTGGGGCAAGCTGGTGGTGAACGCCGCCATCAACCCCCTCACCGCCCTGCTGGACGTGCCCAACGGCTTCCTGGTGCAGGATCCCCGGGCCCGGCGGCTCCTCGACCGGGCCGCCGCCGAGGCCGCCGCGGTGGCGCGGGCTGCGGGGGCCCGGCTCCCCTTCTTGAAGCCTCCCAACGCCTCCCTCGACACCGCCGGAGAAAGGGCTGCAGAAGTCTGCCGGCGCACCGCCGCCAACCTCTCCTCCATGCTCCAGGACCACCGCCGGGGAGCCGTCACGGAGGTCGATACCATCACCGGGGCGGTGGTCCGGGAAGGCCGGCGACGGGGCGTCGCCACTCCCTTCAACGCCCTGCTCTGGAGCCTGCTCGGCGGACCCCCGGTGGACGACGAGAACCAGCGCGCGGGTTCCGAGCTGCCGGAGCCGGCGATGCTTCGGGATCTACTCGCCGCCCGATCCCATCCTCGAGGAGCTTGA